One region of Mus musculus strain C57BL/6J chromosome 3, GRCm38.p6 C57BL/6J genomic DNA includes:
- the Fabp12 gene encoding fatty acid-binding protein 12, with protein MVDQLQGTWKSVSCDNFENYMKELGVGRASRKLGCLAKPTVTISTDGDLITIKTKSIFKNKEISFKLGEEFEETTPSGRKSKSTVILDNDSLVQVQDWDGKEATICRRLVDGKMVVESAVNNVTCTRTYQRV; from the exons ATGGTGGACCAGCTTCAAGGAACATGGAAGTCTGTTTCTTGTGACAATTTTGAAAACTACATGAAGGAATTGG GAGTAGGAAGAGCCAGCAGGAAACTGGGCTGTCTGGCAAAGCCCACTGTGACCATCAGCACAGACGGAGATCTGATCACCATTAAAACCAAAAGCATCTTTAAAAACAAGGAGATTTCCTTCAAgctgggagaggagtttgaggAAACCACACCAAGTGGCCGCAAAAGCAAG AGTACAGTGATCTTAGATAATGACTCCTTGGTTCAAGTCCAGGACTGGGATGGCAAGGAAGCCACCATCTGCAGGAGACTGGTAGATGGGAAAATGGTGGTG GAAAGTGCAGTGAATAATGTCACCTGTACCCGAACATACCAGAGAGTTTAA